Proteins co-encoded in one Fusarium musae strain F31 chromosome 3, whole genome shotgun sequence genomic window:
- a CDS encoding hypothetical protein (EggNog:ENOG41~CAZy:CE12) — MKLSLSLAALAAGAFQVVSGQTVYFADADQMKGDSTMAKNGANDGVTDGWGNYIGKYLKVTAVNKAIGGRSARSYTNEGRFTEIVNLVKKGDIVVIEFGHNDGGSPEKNDNNRSDCPGAGTEVCISDKTGEKVYTFVFYVSQAAKALVAKGATVILSSQTPNNQWETGTFEPAAPRFVGYVPTAAKALNSPSVTYVDHFAAVTKMYQKLGNAKVNSLYPKDHTHTSPEAADLIAKAFVQAIDEEMNGKTSLKPYIKTPVTKVY, encoded by the exons ATGAAGCTGTCTCTTTCACTTGCAGCGCTTGCCGCTGGAGCTTTCCAGGTCGTTTCTGGCCAGACGGTGTACTTTGCTG ACGCTGATCAGATGAAAGGTGACTCCACTATGGCAAAGAATGGAGCCAACGACGGTGTAACTGACGGCTGGGGTAACTACATCGGCAAATATCTCAAGGTCACAGCCGTCAACAAAGCCATCGGCGGCCGCTCAGCCCGCTCCTACACCAACGAGGGCCGCTTCACCGAGATCGTCAACCTCGTCAAGAAAGGcgacatcgtcgtcatcgaaTTCGGCCACAACGACGGCGGTTCTCCCGAAAAGAACGACAACAACCGCTCCGACTGTCCCGGCGCCGGCACAGAAGTCTGCATCTCCGACAAGACGGGCGAAAAGGTCTACACCTTTGTCTTCTACGTCTCGCAAGCCGCCAAAGCCCTCGTCGCCAAGGGCGCCACTGTGATTCTCAGCTCTCAGACGCCCAACAACCAATGGGAAACTGGAACGTTTGAGCCTGCTGCTCCTCGGTTCGTGGGATATGTTCCCACTGCTGCTAAGGCTCTGAACAGCCCTAGCGTTACTTATGTTGATCACTTTGCTGCTGTTACGAAGATGTATCAGAAGTTGGGTAATGCAAAGGTTAACTCTTTGTATCCTAAGGATCATACGCATACTAGCCCTGAGGCTGCGGACCTCATTGCGAAGGCTTTTGTTCAAGCtattgatgaggagatgaatGGCAAGACTAGCCTGAAGCCATATATCAAGACTCCTGTTACCAAGGTGTACTAA
- a CDS encoding hypothetical protein (EggNog:ENOG41): MHYALAISALLSTASALGINCRGSGFCNINNASLNDVLTQAKQLVARGQGDHFWPEHVQIACASGQYGSICAFFQNGASGTTTRAIDLIQGIIDHGCTQCGSIPTNPGNNVDSGELTVNYVQNPCCNGNCYCPV, encoded by the exons ATGCATTACGCTTTGGCTATTAGCGCTCTTCTCTCCACAGCTTCGGCACTGGGCATTAACTGCCGAGGATCTGGCTTttgcaacatcaacaacgctAGCTTGAACGATGTCTTAACTCAAGCAAAGCAGCTAGTAGCTCGCGGACAGGGTGATCACTTCTGGCCCGAGCATG TTCAAATTGCTTGTGCCTCAGGCCAATACGGCTCGATCTGTGCTTTCTTCCAGAATGGTGCAAGTGGCACTACAACCCGGGCTATCGACTTGATCCAGGGCATCATTGACCATGGATGCACTCAGTGTGGCAGCATTCCTACGAATCCTGGCAACAACGTTGATAGTGGGGAGCTGACAGTAAACTATGTTCAGAATCCTTGCTGTAACGGTAACTGCTACTGCCCTGTTTAA
- a CDS encoding hypothetical protein (EggNog:ENOG41~CAZy:AA8~CAZy:AA3): MRFTLSSMAGLLGLASAQGLRSSAYTDPKTGIDFQRFVDDGYSLGIAVPETLGKDLIAQMVFPREKEGWGGISFRGGMVGGMLFVAWPNGDDIVTSFRMANSYANPDVYTNSTVKATPIPEGTFVNSTHMSYTFLCEGCVVKETTSLTGESPVVGYAWSSIDVDTPSDPESALNYHGAGFGQFGLDIKKAASAKYATWAAMAKETTPAPGTGTPVPGNSTTLPPTTSNVTYDVIVVGGGPAGIIAAERLAEKGASVLLIERGPANTVALGNAAQALPWNNTLTPYDIPALGSSMTSMSGTKFCSDTASTAGCLLGGSSSINGLNFIHPPERDFQRWPKGWGWSDVSKAADRLYERNPGTTLPSDDGKYYDDRTYTILSGYLSAKGWKEVDSIEEPNEKHLVYSRPSWSIKNNMRAGPARTYMPFAKNLPNFTLKLETKVIQPIRSGSKITGVLTQGANGSKQIINVKAGGKVVLAAGAMSTPRLLWNAGIGKSDALAIVKQGASKTGVTLPAASDFIDLPVGHHLQDHAQVMLQFKTKSNFTAYKFNNIATEPVKSDLELYYQGSGPITQAAQRMHIWTSAKGADGRVRYLQGTASAMADGIITVRTFLTHGTSTVGELGITAGGNTVLNTKPWLIDQEDRKAMADFVQYWLDLTSGSNSTLSYITPGATVDDILATKMISGDHWMGSAKMGVDDGRKANGSAVVDLNTKVYGTDNLFVVDASMHPDLPTGNTQAIIMVAAEHAAEKIAALKVGGSNSTAPEPINSAPTPVPTPGSKCKRGLRRRAARVPMDFRRRSLY, translated from the coding sequence ATGCGCTTCACACTCTCCAGCATGGCAGGCCTTCTCGGTCTCGCCTCCGCCCAAGGCCTTCGATCATCTGCCTACACCGATCCGAAGACGGGCATTGACTTTCAACGCTTCGTCGACGATGGCTACAGTCTTGGTATTGCCGTCCCCGAAACTCTGGGTAAGGATCTCATTGCGCAGATGGTGTTCCCTCGTGAGAAGGAGGGTTGGGGTGGTATTTCGTTCAGAGGCGGTATGGTTGGCGGTATGCTCTTTGTAGCGTGGCCAAACGGTGATGATATTGTTACGAGCTTTCGTATGGCGAACTCGTACGCCAACCCGGATGTTTACACCAACTCTACTGTTAAGGCTACGCCTATTCCTGAGGGTACTTTTGTCAACAGCACCCATATGTCGTATACTTTCCTCTGTGAGGGGTGTGTTGTTAAGGAGACTACTTCGTTGACTGGCGAGTCTCCTGTTGTGGGATATGCGTGGTCGTCTATTGATGTTGATACCCCCTCTGATCCTGAGAGTGCTCTGAACTACCATGGCGCCGGCTTTGGACAGTTCggtcttgatatcaagaaggctgcttCTGCCAAGTACGCTACCTGGGCTGCTATGGCGAAGGAGACTACTCCTGCTCCTGGAACAGGCACACCAGTTCCTGGAAACTCCACCACTCTTCCTCCCACTACCTCCAACGTTACCTACgatgtcatcgtcgtcggtgGTGGCCCCGCTGGTATCATCGCGGCTGAGCGACTCGCCGAGAAGGGCGCCAgtgttcttctcatcgagcGCGGCCCAGCCAACACCGTCGCTCTCGGCAACGCTGCCCAAGCCCTCCCATGGAACAACACCCTCACTCCCTACGACATCCCCGCTCTCGGCAGCAGCATGACCAGCATGTCTGGCACAAAGTTCTGCAGCGACACCGCCTCTACCGCTGGCTGTCTCCTCGGCGGATCAAGCTCCATCAACGGCCTCAACTTCATCCACCCTCCTGAGCGCGATTTCCAACGCTGGCCTAAGGGCTGGGGCTGGTCTGACGTCTCCAAGGCCGCTGATCGTCTGTACGAGCGTAACCCTGGTACTACTTTACCCTCTGATGATGGAAAGTACTACGATGATCGGACTTACACTATCCTGTCGGGATACTTGAGCGCCAAGGGCTGGAAGGAGGTTGACTCTATTGAGGAGCCTAACGAGAAGCACCTTGTGTACTCTCGCCCTTCGTGGTctatcaagaacaacatgcGTGCTGGTCCTGCTCGCACTTACATGCCCTTCGCCAAGAACCTCCCCAACTTTACTCTCAAGCTCGAGACAAAGGTTATCCAGCCCATTCGAAGCGGCAGTAAGATCACTGGTGTTCTCACCCAAGGTGCAAACGGTAGCAAGCAGATCATCAATGTCAAGGCTGGCGGTAAAGTCGTCCTCGCAGCTGGTGCCATGTCCACTCCCCGTCTTCTCTGGAACGCTGGTATCGGAAAGTCTGACGCTCTCGCTATTGTGAAGCAGGGTGCTTCCAAGACTGGCGTGACTCTCCCCGCTGCCTCTGACTTTATTGACCTCCCTGTTGGACACCATCTCCAGGACCACGCTCAGGTCATGCTTCAGTTCAAGACAAAGAGCAACTTTACCGCTTAcaagttcaacaacatcgCTACAGAGCCCGTCAAGTCTGACTTGGAGCTTTACTACCAGGGCTCTGGCCCCATTACCCAGGCTGCTCAGCGCATGCACATCTGGACATCTGCCAAGGGCGCTGATGGCCGCGTTCGATATCTTCAGGGTACTGCTAGTGCCATGGCCGACGGCATCATCACTGTCCGCACATTCTTGACCCATGGCACCAGCACCGTCGGCGAGCTTGGTATCACTGCTGGTGGAAACACcgtcctcaacaccaagccttGGTTGATCGACCAGGAGGATCGCAAGGCAATGGCTGACTTTGTTCAGTACTGGCTTGACCTCACCAGCGGCAGCAACTCTACCCTCTCCTACATCACCCCTGGTGCTACCGTTGATGACATCCTTGCTACCAAGATGATCAGCGGCGATCACTGGATGGGCAGCGCCAAGATGGGCGTCGACGACGGCCGCAAGGCCAACGGTAGCGCTGTCGTcgatctcaacaccaaggtctACGGCACCGACaacctcttcgtcgtcgacGCTTCCATGCATCCTGATCTTCCCACCGGCAACACTcaggccatcatcatggtcGCCGCTGAGCACGCAGCCGAGAAGATTGCCGCTCTCAAGGTCGGCGGTAGCAACTCTACTGCCCCTGAGCCCATTAACTCTGCTCCCACGCCCGTTCCTACTCCTGGATCCAAGTGCAAGCGaggtcttcgtcgtcgtgcTGCTCGTGTTCCCATGGACTTTCGACGACGATCGCTCTACTAA